The bacterium genome window below encodes:
- the lon gene encoding endopeptidase La yields the protein MADCTGRGERTAPDEARRGMSMTSHEDPAVEVVGVLPLRNSVLFPHAVMPISVGRRKTLALIESALDKDLPIAVVSQKDAAVDDPSPDDLFEHGTLAKIVKAIRVGGGNVNLIIQGHERLRVKRFAQLEPYIAAEVERLAERPSEGLEVEASARNLAAQFRKLVEIHPNLSGDIAELSLPEDDPDRLADLVASVLPVPVADKMAILPLTSLEERIEKITHRIVREIQVTELGSQIQSRVMDEVGKTQRQFYLREQMKAIQRELGEGDDKSREVEEFRKKVEDAAMPDEVREVAERELDRISSMSPSSAEYTVSRTYLDWLTALPWSKATEDHIDLREARRILDEDHYDLEKVKDRILEYLAVRKRKPDLKGPILCFVGPPGTGKTSLGRSIARSMGRKFVRISLGGVRDEAEIRGHRRTYVGALPGRILQGLKKAGTRNPVFVLDEVDKLGADFRGDPSSALLEVLDPEQNFSFSDHYLEVAFDLSQVFFICTANVLDTIPPALRDRMEVLSLPGYTEEEKIEIAKRHLLPRQISENGLRPDELELPDPALAKLIGEYTREAGLRNLEREVASLCRKVARRLVEREGEVETPVKIGPDALTELLGPPQFIRELAERADRPGVAIGLAWTQAGGDILFIEATKMPGRGKLIITGRLGEVMKESAQAALSWIRSNAARFGIPVEVFEKNDLHVHVPAGAIPKDGPSAGVTIDTALLSLLTDRPVKPLLAMTGEITLRGKVLPVGGIKEKVLAARRAGVTRIVLPKHNEKDLEDIQPELRRDLEFVFAEDMDSVVVEALGEGVIKSAPAGGERPAEVHGQVEVVGEGAEEDAP from the coding sequence GTGGCAGACTGCACGGGACGCGGCGAGCGCACGGCGCCGGACGAGGCGCGGCGGGGGATGTCGATGACGAGCCACGAGGATCCGGCGGTCGAAGTTGTCGGAGTGCTCCCGCTGCGCAACAGCGTGCTGTTTCCGCACGCCGTGATGCCGATCTCGGTCGGGCGCCGCAAGACGCTGGCGCTGATCGAGAGCGCGCTGGACAAGGATCTGCCGATCGCCGTCGTCAGCCAGAAGGACGCCGCGGTGGACGATCCGAGCCCGGACGATCTGTTCGAGCACGGCACGCTGGCGAAGATCGTCAAGGCGATCCGCGTCGGCGGCGGCAACGTCAACCTGATCATCCAAGGGCACGAGCGGCTGCGGGTGAAGCGCTTCGCGCAGCTCGAGCCGTACATCGCGGCCGAGGTGGAGCGGCTCGCCGAGCGGCCGTCGGAAGGGCTGGAGGTCGAGGCCTCGGCGCGCAACCTCGCGGCGCAGTTCCGCAAGCTCGTCGAGATCCACCCCAACCTCTCCGGCGACATCGCGGAGCTCTCGCTCCCCGAGGACGATCCGGACCGCCTGGCCGACCTCGTGGCGTCGGTCCTCCCCGTGCCGGTCGCCGACAAGATGGCGATCCTGCCGCTGACCTCGCTCGAGGAGCGGATCGAGAAGATCACCCACCGCATCGTGCGCGAGATCCAGGTGACGGAGCTCGGCTCGCAGATCCAGTCCCGCGTGATGGACGAGGTCGGCAAGACGCAGCGCCAGTTCTACCTGCGCGAGCAGATGAAGGCGATCCAGCGCGAGCTCGGCGAGGGGGACGACAAGTCCCGCGAGGTGGAGGAGTTCCGCAAGAAGGTCGAGGACGCGGCGATGCCGGACGAAGTCCGCGAGGTCGCCGAGCGCGAGCTCGACCGGATCTCCAGCATGTCGCCGTCGTCGGCCGAATACACCGTCTCGCGCACCTACCTCGACTGGCTCACCGCGCTGCCGTGGTCGAAGGCGACGGAAGACCACATCGACCTGCGCGAGGCGCGGCGGATCCTCGACGAGGACCACTACGACCTCGAGAAGGTCAAGGACCGCATCCTCGAGTACCTCGCCGTGCGCAAGCGGAAGCCGGACCTCAAAGGCCCGATCCTCTGCTTCGTCGGCCCCCCGGGGACCGGCAAGACGTCGCTCGGCCGCTCGATCGCGCGCTCGATGGGGCGCAAGTTCGTGCGCATCTCGCTCGGCGGCGTGCGCGACGAGGCGGAGATCCGCGGCCATCGGCGCACCTACGTCGGCGCGCTGCCGGGGCGGATCCTGCAGGGGCTGAAGAAGGCCGGCACGCGCAATCCGGTCTTCGTGCTCGACGAGGTGGACAAGCTCGGCGCGGACTTCCGCGGCGATCCGTCGTCCGCCCTGCTCGAGGTGCTGGATCCGGAGCAGAACTTCTCCTTCAGCGACCACTACCTCGAGGTCGCCTTCGACCTCTCGCAGGTCTTCTTCATCTGCACGGCCAACGTGCTCGACACGATCCCGCCGGCGCTGCGCGACCGGATGGAGGTCCTCTCGCTCCCCGGCTACACCGAGGAGGAGAAGATCGAGATCGCCAAGCGCCACCTGCTGCCGCGCCAGATCTCGGAGAACGGGCTGCGCCCCGACGAGCTGGAGCTGCCCGACCCGGCGCTGGCCAAGCTGATCGGCGAGTACACGCGGGAGGCCGGGCTGCGCAACCTCGAGCGCGAAGTGGCGAGCCTCTGCCGCAAGGTGGCCCGCCGCCTCGTCGAGCGCGAAGGGGAGGTCGAGACGCCGGTGAAGATCGGCCCCGACGCCCTGACGGAGCTCCTCGGCCCGCCGCAGTTCATCCGCGAGCTCGCGGAGCGCGCCGACCGTCCGGGGGTCGCGATCGGTCTCGCGTGGACGCAGGCCGGCGGCGACATCCTGTTCATCGAAGCGACGAAGATGCCGGGTCGCGGCAAGCTGATCATCACCGGCCGCCTGGGCGAGGTGATGAAGGAGTCGGCGCAGGCGGCGCTCTCCTGGATCCGCTCCAACGCCGCGCGCTTCGGCATCCCGGTCGAGGTCTTCGAGAAGAACGACCTCCACGTCCACGTGCCGGCGGGGGCGATCCCGAAGGACGGGCCGTCGGCCGGCGTGACGATCGACACCGCGCTCCTCTCGCTGCTCACCGACCGTCCGGTCAAGCCGCTCCTCGCGATGACCGGCGAGATCACCCTGCGCGGCAAGGTGCTGCCGGTCGGCGGCATCAAGGAGAAGGTCCTCGCCGCGCGGCGCGCCGGCGTGACGCGGATCGTCCTGCCGAAGCACAACGAAAAGGACCTCGAGGACATCCAGCCGGAACTCCGGCGCGACCTCGAGTTCGTCTTCGCCGAGGACATGGACTCCGTCGTGGTCGAGGCGCTCGGCGAGGGGGTGATCAAGAGCGCGCCGGCCGGCGGCGAGCGTCCGGCCGAGGTCCACGGCCAGGTCGAGGTCGTCGGCGAGGGGGCGGAGGAAGACGCTCCCTGA
- a CDS encoding carboxypeptidase-like regulatory domain-containing protein, with protein MSMQIATVRRYAFSVFAAVAACLLLVPAAFAAAPAGNVSLKGAVVRGDKATPVTGARVYAVHLDTKQVFTSAPSADKGDYQLTGLPYGYYDIAVETSDGLFLANRVINAPAGEKIEVSLVLGPPQPEDTEWWSAEPDRRIPGLDRTPDGVARIVEGRPRAGMVVAAKTKGAAVGAAAGAGGGGGYLAPVLAAVGIAALGALVNHQKDSSSELPATPFLPGGNTKKRR; from the coding sequence ATGTCGATGCAAATCGCCACCGTTCGCCGCTACGCGTTCAGTGTCTTCGCCGCGGTCGCGGCGTGCCTGCTGCTCGTTCCGGCGGCTTTCGCCGCCGCTCCCGCCGGCAACGTCTCGCTCAAGGGCGCGGTCGTGCGCGGCGACAAGGCGACGCCGGTCACCGGCGCGCGCGTTTACGCGGTCCACCTCGACACCAAGCAGGTCTTCACTTCCGCGCCGTCGGCCGACAAGGGCGATTACCAGCTGACGGGGCTTCCGTACGGCTACTACGACATCGCCGTCGAAACGAGCGATGGGCTCTTCCTGGCCAACCGCGTGATCAACGCCCCGGCCGGCGAGAAGATCGAAGTCTCGCTGGTTCTCGGCCCGCCGCAGCCGGAAGACACGGAGTGGTGGTCGGCCGAACCGGACCGGCGGATCCCCGGCTTGGACCGCACGCCGGACGGCGTCGCGCGGATCGTCGAAGGTCGTCCGCGCGCGGGCATGGTGGTCGCGGCCAAGACGAAGGGCGCGGCGGTCGGCGCCGCGGCGGGCGCGGGCGGCGGCGGCGGGTATCTCGCCCCGGTGCTGGCGGCGGTCGGCATCGCGGCTCTGGGCGCGCTGGTCAACCACCAGAAGGACAGCAGCAGCGAGCTCCCGGCGACCCCGTTCCTGCCGGGCGGAAACACCAAGAAGCGTCGCTGA
- a CDS encoding carboxypeptidase-like regulatory domain-containing protein, whose amino-acid sequence MNAHRLSLRPLWTVLLMALVAAAALPARAADEAKAPKMARLSGSIHDEAGKPVAGAKLVLTPLEARGAALTVESDAGGKYVFPAVARGLYDLAVAYGGKAYVSNRSLLVPPLKKVVADFRLSPVQTDDKLGGIEAGKPAPGLNAPIYGVARLVENTEPTGLAWFRTGKGVAVLVGGGALVVAALIASGGKSNDYVSTTTTTTTSSTSVKSDRLPR is encoded by the coding sequence GTGAACGCGCACCGACTCTCGCTCCGGCCGCTCTGGACCGTCCTGCTTATGGCGCTCGTCGCCGCCGCCGCCCTGCCCGCCCGCGCCGCGGACGAGGCCAAGGCCCCGAAGATGGCGCGGCTGAGCGGCTCGATCCACGACGAAGCGGGAAAGCCGGTCGCGGGGGCGAAGCTGGTCCTGACGCCGCTCGAGGCGCGCGGGGCCGCGCTGACGGTCGAAAGCGACGCCGGCGGGAAGTACGTCTTCCCCGCCGTCGCCCGCGGCCTCTACGACCTCGCCGTCGCCTACGGCGGCAAGGCGTACGTCTCGAACCGCTCGCTGCTCGTCCCGCCGCTCAAGAAGGTCGTCGCCGACTTTCGCCTTTCGCCGGTCCAGACCGACGACAAGCTCGGCGGGATCGAGGCCGGGAAGCCCGCTCCGGGGCTGAACGCGCCGATCTACGGCGTCGCCCGCCTGGTCGAAAACACCGAGCCGACCGGCTTGGCGTGGTTCCGCACCGGAAAGGGCGTGGCCGTGCTGGTCGGGGGCGGGGCGCTCGTCGTCGCCGCTCTGATCGCCTCGGGCGGCAAGAGCAACGACTACGTCAGCACGACGACGACCACCACAACCTCGTCAACTAGCGTTAAATCGGACCGATTGCCGCGTTAA